In a genomic window of Passer domesticus isolate bPasDom1 chromosome 3, bPasDom1.hap1, whole genome shotgun sequence:
- the CENPQ gene encoding centromere protein Q isoform X5: MGKPSGGKSAKNAFKSQNQQGTSSKKKRADEQGKKQGQKRQQVPQKGKKGVKELKDHSPAGENGSSKKVKLSSATRRSWQPLSESSRLFLESIVDSVVLSVLSQQREGKDDVQKHLNVLKNKVLRSFKTLNVPPEKLGNLKNILGLQMAEKQMLETNEESLVQLQEEITEAVRSAERIEENIQQLQHKIQVLKNQLQKDEKDARKVFQESGSGELQLPELPKRSLQAPILQEEILKVKNQKGLLKDMNAIQQSADLKNLLTLVEKTYEKVDLL; the protein is encoded by the exons ATGGGGAAACCAAGTGGTGGGAAATCAgcaaaaaatgcttttaaatcaCAAAATCAACAAGGGACTTCTAGCAAAAAAAAGAGAGCAGATGAACAAGGAAAAAAGCAAGGTCAAAAAAGACAG caGGTCCCTCAGAAAGGCAAAAAGGGAGTTAAGGAACTGAAGGACCATTCCCCTGCAG GAGAAAATGGTTCTTCAAAAAAGGTGAAGCTGTCCAGTGCCACAAGAAGATCTTGGCAGCCTCTCTCAGAGAGCAGTAGGCTGTTCCTGGAAAGTATAGTGGATTCAGTAGTACT atCTGTTTTGTCCCAACAGAGGGAGGGAAAAGATGATGTTCAGAAGCACCTCAATGTACTGAAAAACAA GGTGCTGAGAAGTTTCAAGACTTTAAATGTACCTCCGGAGAAGCTGGGCAACCTGAAGAATATCCTGGGCCTTCAAATGGCAGAGAAACAAATGCTTGAGACAAATGAGGAGTCTTTGGTACAACTGCAG gaaGAGATAACTGAAGCAGTGCGATCAGCGGAGCGCATTGAGGAAAATatacagcagctgcagcacaaaatCCAGGTGCTCAAGAACCAGTTacagaaagatgaaaaagaTGCCAGGAAg gtATTCCAGGAAAGTGGCAGTGGAGAACTCCAGCTTCCAGAACTCCCCAAGCGCAGTTTGCAGGCACCCATTTTGCAG gAGGAAATTTTGAAGGTGAAGAATCAGAAGGGCCTTTTAAAGGATATGAATGCTATTCAGCAGTCAGCTGACTTGAAGAACTTACTAACCCTTGTTGAAAAGACCTATGAGAAGGTGGATTTGCTTTGA
- the CENPQ gene encoding centromere protein Q isoform X4 yields MIIKPCHTSSNKMGKPSGGKSAKNAFKSQNQQGTSSKKKRADEQGKKQGQKRQQVPQKGKKGVKELKDHSPAGENGSSKKVKLSSATRRSWQPLSESSRLFLESIVDSVVLSVLSQQREGKDDVQKHLNVLKNKVLRSFKTLNVPPEKLGNLKNILGLQMAEKQMLETNEESLVQLQEEITEAVRSAERIEENIQQLQHKIQVLKNQLQKDEKDARKVFQESGSGELQLPELPKRSLQAPILQEEILKVKNQKGLLKDMNAIQQSADLKNLLTLVEKTYEKVDLL; encoded by the exons ATG ATAATCAAACCCTGCCACACGTCTTCCAATAAAATGGGGAAACCAAGTGGTGGGAAATCAgcaaaaaatgcttttaaatcaCAAAATCAACAAGGGACTTCTAGCAAAAAAAAGAGAGCAGATGAACAAGGAAAAAAGCAAGGTCAAAAAAGACAG caGGTCCCTCAGAAAGGCAAAAAGGGAGTTAAGGAACTGAAGGACCATTCCCCTGCAG GAGAAAATGGTTCTTCAAAAAAGGTGAAGCTGTCCAGTGCCACAAGAAGATCTTGGCAGCCTCTCTCAGAGAGCAGTAGGCTGTTCCTGGAAAGTATAGTGGATTCAGTAGTACT atCTGTTTTGTCCCAACAGAGGGAGGGAAAAGATGATGTTCAGAAGCACCTCAATGTACTGAAAAACAA GGTGCTGAGAAGTTTCAAGACTTTAAATGTACCTCCGGAGAAGCTGGGCAACCTGAAGAATATCCTGGGCCTTCAAATGGCAGAGAAACAAATGCTTGAGACAAATGAGGAGTCTTTGGTACAACTGCAG gaaGAGATAACTGAAGCAGTGCGATCAGCGGAGCGCATTGAGGAAAATatacagcagctgcagcacaaaatCCAGGTGCTCAAGAACCAGTTacagaaagatgaaaaagaTGCCAGGAAg gtATTCCAGGAAAGTGGCAGTGGAGAACTCCAGCTTCCAGAACTCCCCAAGCGCAGTTTGCAGGCACCCATTTTGCAG gAGGAAATTTTGAAGGTGAAGAATCAGAAGGGCCTTTTAAAGGATATGAATGCTATTCAGCAGTCAGCTGACTTGAAGAACTTACTAACCCTTGTTGAAAAGACCTATGAGAAGGTGGATTTGCTTTGA
- the CENPQ gene encoding centromere protein Q isoform X3, which produces MVYLPVLGLSNPAGAYLSAVNFDTCLIIKPCHTSSNKMGKPSGGKSAKNAFKSQNQQGTSSKKKRADEQGKKQGQKRQQVPQKGKKGVKELKDHSPAGENGSSKKVKLSSATRRSWQPLSESSRLFLESIVDSVVLSVLSQQREGKDDVQKHLNVLKNKVLRSFKTLNVPPEKLGNLKNILGLQMAEKQMLETNEESLVQLQEEITEAVRSAERIEENIQQLQHKIQVLKNQLQKDEKDARKVFQESGSGELQLPELPKRSLQAPILQEEILKVKNQKGLLKDMNAIQQSADLKNLLTLVEKTYEKVDLL; this is translated from the exons ATGGTTTATTTACCTGTTTTAGGCCTCAGTAACCCTGCTGGGGCTTATTTATCTGCTGTCAATTTCGACACTTGCCTG ATAATCAAACCCTGCCACACGTCTTCCAATAAAATGGGGAAACCAAGTGGTGGGAAATCAgcaaaaaatgcttttaaatcaCAAAATCAACAAGGGACTTCTAGCAAAAAAAAGAGAGCAGATGAACAAGGAAAAAAGCAAGGTCAAAAAAGACAG caGGTCCCTCAGAAAGGCAAAAAGGGAGTTAAGGAACTGAAGGACCATTCCCCTGCAG GAGAAAATGGTTCTTCAAAAAAGGTGAAGCTGTCCAGTGCCACAAGAAGATCTTGGCAGCCTCTCTCAGAGAGCAGTAGGCTGTTCCTGGAAAGTATAGTGGATTCAGTAGTACT atCTGTTTTGTCCCAACAGAGGGAGGGAAAAGATGATGTTCAGAAGCACCTCAATGTACTGAAAAACAA GGTGCTGAGAAGTTTCAAGACTTTAAATGTACCTCCGGAGAAGCTGGGCAACCTGAAGAATATCCTGGGCCTTCAAATGGCAGAGAAACAAATGCTTGAGACAAATGAGGAGTCTTTGGTACAACTGCAG gaaGAGATAACTGAAGCAGTGCGATCAGCGGAGCGCATTGAGGAAAATatacagcagctgcagcacaaaatCCAGGTGCTCAAGAACCAGTTacagaaagatgaaaaagaTGCCAGGAAg gtATTCCAGGAAAGTGGCAGTGGAGAACTCCAGCTTCCAGAACTCCCCAAGCGCAGTTTGCAGGCACCCATTTTGCAG gAGGAAATTTTGAAGGTGAAGAATCAGAAGGGCCTTTTAAAGGATATGAATGCTATTCAGCAGTCAGCTGACTTGAAGAACTTACTAACCCTTGTTGAAAAGACCTATGAGAAGGTGGATTTGCTTTGA